From a region of the Rathayibacter sp. VKM Ac-2804 genome:
- a CDS encoding Ig-like domain-containing protein — translation MRRRTARASIMGALAALLLVPMVATAPGSAASAAADTVKPVVTITAPTSGSTVAGTISLTAIATDAVGTTQLSFWEGTRRMGYATVQAGVWTLPLDTRTLAEGSHVFVAKGKDAAGNIGNSAATRVTVQNSGATPTPTASPSPTQTPVPTATATASPTASPTTAPTPGATPTASGTPKPDTTKPTARITSPATGSTVPRTVTLVATASDAVGVTAVSFWSGSTRVGNAVQQASGEWSLTTSSLTATSHVIIAKARDAAGNIGSSGSIALTVSATAPTTPPTATPTPTATPTTTPTATPTPTATPTPTATPTPTPTATPTPTATPTTPPKAPGVPAPLAQWDFTQPAAPYYSTSNDLPLMQAGKTKATTATTPWGSGITMTGTSFLRVPLESAGRLTIGATGNAVTVASWVYMTDDSTGYVAGAWNEHGERAGRSYGLFYDLGLYGGDERSNFHVSRTGGPTPGYPYSRDYSASGEKFTRNTWQLHVGTYDGTYAVSYLDGTSVAYPRFVDNKGATYAKNPYLFTEGLNPDAGDFTVGAVELTSGPGNYAKGTFAKIRVWDRALTADQVKALYDTERTALN, via the coding sequence ATGCGACGACGAACCGCACGGGCATCGATCATGGGGGCTCTCGCGGCCCTCCTCCTGGTGCCGATGGTGGCGACCGCCCCGGGCAGTGCCGCGAGCGCCGCTGCCGACACGGTGAAGCCGGTGGTCACGATCACGGCGCCGACGAGCGGATCGACGGTCGCGGGGACGATCTCCCTGACGGCGATCGCGACGGACGCGGTCGGGACCACGCAGCTCTCGTTCTGGGAGGGCACCCGCCGCATGGGCTACGCGACCGTGCAGGCCGGTGTCTGGACCCTGCCGCTCGACACGCGGACGCTGGCCGAGGGCTCGCACGTCTTCGTCGCCAAGGGCAAGGACGCCGCCGGCAACATCGGCAACAGCGCCGCCACCCGCGTCACCGTGCAGAACTCGGGCGCGACACCGACTCCGACGGCGAGCCCCTCCCCCACGCAGACCCCCGTGCCGACCGCGACGGCCACCGCCTCGCCGACGGCGAGCCCGACGACCGCGCCGACCCCCGGCGCCACGCCGACCGCCTCCGGCACCCCGAAGCCCGACACGACCAAGCCGACCGCGCGGATCACCTCGCCCGCCACCGGGAGCACCGTCCCGCGGACCGTGACGCTCGTCGCCACCGCGTCGGACGCCGTCGGCGTCACGGCCGTGTCGTTCTGGTCCGGCTCCACCCGGGTCGGGAACGCCGTGCAGCAGGCCTCCGGCGAGTGGTCGCTCACCACCTCGAGCCTCACCGCGACCTCGCACGTGATCATCGCCAAGGCCCGCGACGCCGCCGGCAACATCGGCAGCAGCGGCTCGATCGCGCTCACCGTCTCGGCGACGGCACCGACGACGCCGCCGACGGCCACCCCGACGCCGACCGCCACGCCCACGACGACCCCGACGGCCACGCCCACTCCTACCGCCACGCCCACTCCCACCGCCACGCCGACGCCGACGCCGACGGCCACCCCGACCCCCACTGCGACGCCGACCACTCCCCCCAAGGCTCCGGGTGTGCCGGCCCCGCTCGCGCAGTGGGACTTCACCCAGCCCGCGGCGCCCTACTACTCCACCTCGAACGACCTGCCGCTGATGCAGGCGGGAAAGACGAAGGCGACGACGGCGACGACTCCCTGGGGCTCGGGCATCACGATGACCGGGACGAGCTTCCTCCGCGTGCCGCTCGAGTCCGCCGGACGCCTGACCATCGGCGCGACGGGCAACGCGGTCACCGTGGCGAGCTGGGTCTACATGACCGACGACAGCACGGGGTACGTGGCCGGCGCCTGGAACGAGCACGGCGAGCGGGCGGGCCGCTCCTACGGACTGTTCTACGATCTCGGCCTCTACGGGGGTGACGAGCGATCGAACTTCCACGTCTCGCGCACGGGCGGGCCCACCCCCGGCTACCCCTACTCCCGCGACTACTCGGCCTCGGGTGAGAAGTTCACCCGGAACACCTGGCAGCTGCACGTCGGCACCTACGACGGCACCTACGCGGTCTCGTACCTCGACGGCACCTCCGTCGCCTACCCCCGTTTCGTCGACAACAAGGGCGCGACCTACGCGAAGAACCCGTACCTCTTCACCGAGGGGCTCAACCCCGACGCCGGAGACTTCACGGTCGGCGCGGTCGAGCTGACCTCGGGTCCCGGCAACTACGCGAAGGGCACGTTCGCGAAGATCCGGGTCTGGGACAGGGCGCTGACCGCCGACCAGGTCAAGGCGCTCTACGACACGGAGCGCACGGCCCTGAACTGA
- a CDS encoding gamma carbonic anhydrase family protein: protein MARGAHPDARLIALPGGSPVVADSAWVAPGATLVGAVELEEESSVWYGAVLRAERARIRIGRGSNLQDGVIVHVDEGFDATLGSGVSVGHNAVLHGCTLESDVLVGMNATVLNGAVIGSGSLVAAGAVVLEGTVVPPGSLVAGVPAKVRRDLSEQERDGIRGNAASYLVLADLHRGAATAGGTA from the coding sequence GTGGCACGAGGAGCGCACCCGGACGCCCGACTGATCGCGCTGCCGGGAGGATCGCCGGTCGTCGCCGACTCGGCCTGGGTCGCCCCGGGCGCCACCCTCGTCGGAGCGGTCGAGCTCGAGGAGGAGTCGAGCGTCTGGTACGGCGCGGTCCTCCGCGCGGAGAGGGCGCGCATCCGGATCGGCCGCGGCAGCAATCTGCAGGACGGCGTGATCGTGCACGTCGACGAGGGCTTCGACGCGACGCTCGGGTCGGGCGTCTCGGTCGGCCACAACGCCGTCCTGCACGGCTGCACCCTCGAGTCCGACGTGCTCGTCGGGATGAACGCGACCGTTCTGAACGGCGCGGTGATCGGCTCCGGGTCGCTCGTCGCCGCGGGCGCCGTCGTCCTCGAGGGCACGGTCGTGCCGCCCGGCTCCCTCGTCGCCGGCGTGCCGGCGAAGGTCCGCCGGGACCTGTCCGAGCAGGAGCGCGACGGGATCCGCGGGAACGCCGCGTCGTATCTCGTCCTGGCCGATCTGCATCGGGGAGCGGCCACCGCCGGCGGAACGGCCTGA
- a CDS encoding GDSL-type esterase/lipase family protein, translated as MSQHRPRRSPLIALALAAAVLAGGAVAPAASAAAPPDLSVVAFGDSITRAAATCGTEDDCPVNSWATGSAPEVRSIATRLQEVDPQRTVTTDNRAKSGSRIAEVSAAVTAAQAAGAAPDVVTLLIGGNDLCSPEVPAGPDGYAMTTAADFSASASTLLGQISSTWPRATVLLGSMPDIASEWQAVQGTPGKLFWGLFSVCRTTRGAKADNHVQKGAAYEAAVAAAAERTQQYNDALAAACSAAGPRCVWDGGALTRTPVTKDVLSTVDYFHPNVAGQALVASVLWGPAAVPGWAVSQPSAPPVPADIPTLDEIGTADSSDGAPDHSRTRVGMPENVTERVKLGRPAGAQPSEGTGSPAEIPQPVSVGR; from the coding sequence GTGTCCCAGCACCGACCCCGCCGTTCGCCCCTGATCGCCCTCGCTCTCGCCGCGGCGGTCCTCGCCGGAGGGGCGGTCGCCCCGGCCGCGTCCGCTGCGGCGCCGCCCGACCTGTCCGTCGTCGCCTTCGGCGACTCGATCACCCGAGCCGCGGCGACCTGCGGCACGGAGGACGACTGCCCGGTCAACTCCTGGGCGACCGGTTCCGCGCCCGAGGTCCGCTCCATCGCGACCCGCCTCCAGGAGGTGGACCCGCAGCGCACGGTCACGACCGACAACCGCGCGAAGTCCGGCAGCCGGATCGCCGAGGTCTCGGCGGCGGTCACCGCGGCACAGGCGGCGGGAGCGGCCCCGGACGTGGTCACTCTCCTCATCGGCGGGAACGACCTCTGCAGTCCGGAGGTCCCGGCCGGGCCCGACGGCTACGCGATGACGACTGCCGCGGACTTCTCCGCCTCGGCGTCGACGCTGCTCGGGCAGATCAGCTCGACGTGGCCCCGGGCGACCGTGCTCCTCGGGTCGATGCCGGACATCGCGTCGGAGTGGCAGGCCGTCCAGGGGACACCCGGGAAGCTCTTCTGGGGGCTGTTCAGCGTCTGCCGGACGACTCGCGGCGCCAAGGCCGACAACCACGTCCAGAAGGGGGCGGCCTACGAGGCGGCGGTGGCCGCCGCCGCGGAGCGCACGCAGCAGTACAACGACGCCCTCGCCGCGGCGTGCTCCGCAGCGGGACCCCGCTGCGTCTGGGACGGCGGCGCTCTCACGCGGACGCCCGTCACGAAGGACGTCCTCTCGACCGTCGACTACTTCCACCCGAACGTCGCCGGCCAGGCGCTGGTCGCGAGCGTCCTGTGGGGCCCGGCGGCGGTCCCCGGCTGGGCGGTTTCACAGCCCTCGGCTCCTCCGGTCCCTGCGGACATCCCGACCCTGGACGAGATCGGCACCGCCGATTCGAGCGACGGCGCTCCCGACCACTCGAGGACGCGGGTCGGCATGCCCGAGAACGTGACCGAGAGGGTGAAGCTCGGCCGCCCGGCCGGAGCGCAGCCGTCCGAGGGAACCGGGTCTCCGGCGGAGATCCCGCAGCCCGTGAGCGTCGGCCGCTAG
- a CDS encoding GDSL-type esterase/lipase family protein, with the protein MSVRSRLSTLALAALLLAGGAAAAPSAVAAEAPALSVASFGDSITRAATTCGGRGDCPVNSWATGSAPAVHSVATRLQELNPGRRVTATNYAKSGSRVAGVASAVSAAAAAGARPGVVTLLIGGNDLCHPDLRAAADGYAMTPADAFAASATSALHRIRSAWPEATVLVGSVPDVASEWAAVQTGAGARTWPSAKLCRTTRGALADDVVQTGDAFTSTVAAAAERTRQYDDALASACAALGPHCVWDGGALSRTEIRPEIVSSVDFFHPNVQGQALIARVLWGPDAIPAWAAQLTSRASAPTSTSAPTSTSAPTSTSAPTSTPLPTSSPAPTAAPAPSGTRRAAKTVTPARPATPAPAASRTPAPRPAPESSGRALVGAKDSTAPAVRITSPITGSTVTGNAVLTAVSDADTASLVFSSGGRRIGAAKQASSGDWSLTVSTRGFPKGEHDLVAIATDRSGDTGTSAPVTVTIR; encoded by the coding sequence ATGTCCGTCCGTTCCCGCCTGTCCACCCTCGCCCTCGCAGCTCTGCTCCTCGCCGGAGGAGCGGCCGCCGCCCCGTCCGCCGTCGCCGCGGAGGCCCCCGCGCTCTCGGTCGCCTCGTTCGGCGACTCGATCACCCGCGCCGCCACCACCTGCGGGGGCCGGGGAGACTGCCCCGTCAACTCCTGGGCCACCGGGTCCGCTCCCGCCGTCCACTCCGTCGCGACCCGCCTTCAGGAGCTGAACCCGGGTCGTCGCGTCACGGCGACGAACTACGCGAAGTCGGGCAGCCGGGTCGCGGGAGTCGCCTCGGCGGTCTCCGCCGCGGCGGCCGCTGGGGCCCGGCCCGGCGTCGTGACGCTGCTCATCGGCGGCAACGATCTCTGCCACCCCGATCTCCGCGCTGCCGCCGACGGCTACGCGATGACGCCCGCCGACGCGTTCGCCGCGTCCGCGACGAGTGCGCTGCACCGGATCAGGTCCGCCTGGCCGGAGGCGACCGTCCTCGTCGGGTCGGTCCCGGACGTGGCGTCCGAGTGGGCTGCGGTGCAGACCGGCGCGGGTGCGAGGACCTGGCCGTCGGCCAAGCTGTGCCGGACGACGCGAGGAGCCCTCGCCGACGACGTCGTCCAGACCGGTGACGCCTTCACCTCGACGGTGGCGGCCGCGGCCGAGCGCACCCGTCAGTACGACGACGCCCTCGCCTCGGCGTGTGCCGCCCTGGGTCCGCACTGCGTCTGGGACGGCGGCGCCCTCAGTCGCACGGAGATCCGCCCGGAGATCGTCTCGAGCGTCGACTTCTTCCACCCGAACGTCCAGGGCCAGGCCCTGATCGCGCGGGTGCTCTGGGGTCCGGACGCGATACCCGCCTGGGCGGCGCAGCTCACGTCGAGGGCCTCTGCTCCGACCAGCACCTCTGCTCCGACCAGCACCTCTGCTCCGACCAGCACCTCTGCTCCGACCAGCACCCCTCTTCCGACGAGCTCTCCTGCTCCGACGGCGGCTCCTGCTCCCAGCGGCACTCGCCGAGCGGCGAAGACGGTGACTCCCGCACGACCCGCCACTCCCGCGCCCGCGGCCTCACGCACGCCGGCGCCCCGTCCGGCCCCCGAGTCGTCCGGTCGAGCGCTGGTCGGCGCGAAGGACTCGACCGCCCCGGCGGTGCGGATCACGAGCCCGATCACCGGAAGCACCGTCACCGGGAACGCCGTGCTGACGGCGGTCTCGGACGCCGACACCGCCTCGCTCGTGTTCTCGAGCGGTGGCCGCCGGATCGGCGCGGCGAAGCAGGCCTCGAGCGGTGACTGGTCGCTGACGGTCTCGACGAGGGGCTTCCCGAAGGGCGAGCACGACCTCGTGGCCATCGCGACGGACCGCTCGGGCGACACAGGGACGAGCGCCCCGGTCACCGTCACGATCCGCTGA